Proteins encoded together in one Marinithermus hydrothermalis DSM 14884 window:
- a CDS encoding methyltransferase, which yields MTLEAYHRLKRIPFAHGGLYAKPGARGYPDPVHDLLARTLEPIGERALDLNPGVGLTSLTLAHAGLAVDLIETSRAALRCLEATAREVRAWRVRRGLPWEVEPEAYDLVALPLPAERGSAWVRQCLIAASRALKPGGRLWLAGDRRKGFERYFKEARALVGYGVVVTRDGPYRVAVLEREGPAPAPEEAWRRFESTVLGQRLAFHHLPGVFSAGKIDPASLLLLEALEGPVRGLRVLDLGGGYGALGAPLARLGAEVTLVEDEWPAVLSAQRTLEANGLEGRVLHSDVDEALKEGEAYDIVVTNPPFHVGGNVILDVARAFVQAAYARTRPGGRFFLVANPFLKYEPLMEALFGNYRTARVDRYKVLVSEKPA from the coding sequence GTGACGCTGGAGGCGTACCATCGACTCAAGCGCATCCCGTTCGCTCACGGCGGGCTTTACGCTAAGCCAGGCGCGCGCGGTTACCCGGATCCCGTGCATGACCTCCTGGCCCGCACGCTCGAGCCCATTGGGGAGCGGGCCTTGGACCTCAACCCGGGCGTGGGCCTCACCAGCCTCACGCTGGCCCACGCGGGGCTGGCCGTGGACCTCATCGAGACCTCCCGCGCGGCCCTGCGGTGCCTCGAGGCTACCGCGCGGGAGGTCCGCGCCTGGCGGGTGCGGCGGGGGCTTCCCTGGGAGGTGGAGCCCGAGGCGTACGATCTGGTCGCGCTGCCCCTCCCGGCGGAGCGGGGCTCGGCTTGGGTGCGCCAGTGTCTCATCGCCGCGTCGCGCGCCTTGAAGCCCGGCGGGCGCTTATGGCTCGCGGGGGACCGGCGCAAGGGGTTCGAACGCTACTTTAAAGAGGCCCGCGCGCTCGTCGGTTACGGCGTGGTGGTGACCCGGGACGGACCGTACCGGGTCGCTGTGCTTGAGCGGGAAGGCCCCGCGCCCGCGCCCGAGGAGGCCTGGCGGCGCTTCGAGAGCACGGTGTTGGGTCAGCGCTTGGCGTTCCATCATCTTCCCGGCGTGTTTTCCGCAGGAAAGATCGATCCCGCGAGCCTGCTGCTGCTCGAGGCCCTCGAGGGGCCGGTGAGGGGGTTGCGGGTTCTGGATCTGGGGGGTGGGTACGGGGCGCTGGGGGCTCCGCTCGCGCGCCTTGGGGCCGAGGTGACCCTGGTGGAGGACGAGTGGCCCGCGGTCTTGAGCGCCCAGCGTACCCTCGAGGCTAACGGGCTCGAGGGGCGGGTGCTGCACTCCGATGTGGACGAAGCCTTGAAAGAAGGGGAGGCTTATGATATAGTGGTTACGAATCCCCCGTTTCACGTGGGGGGTAACGTCATTCTAGACGTGGCCAGGGCATTCGTACAAGCAGCTTACGCGCGCACCCGTCCAGGCGGAAGGTTTTTCCTGGTGGCCAATCCTTTCTTGAAATACGAGCCGCTCATGGAAGCGTTGTTTGGCAACTACCGGACCGCTCGCGTGGACCGGTACAAGGTCCTCGTGTCCGAGAAGCCAGCCTAG
- the rpoD gene encoding RNA polymerase sigma factor RpoD has protein sequence MDKEKKRKKKAAQEVIDAPPSESTTKRRRRSAKKTEGTAEDVLESRAVRTLLQKGKKSGSLSQEEVRQVMEEALPNLDDDAFEESYEEVIDLLEGEGIDVLSEDEELEEPILEGEDDLSEDEPAIATRVSISDPVRQYLHEIGQVPLLTLEEEIDLARRVEEGEAAIEKLSEFTGLDAHLIKQVIRAQVRHGGRVPHIPGVDTEIDEETVQAVDARLRALPKPQKRYLHLARDGELARQHLIEANLRLVVSIAKKYTGRGLSFLDLIQEGNQGLIRAVEKFEYKRRYKFSTYATWWIRQAINRAIADQARTIRIPVHMVETINKLTRTARQLQQEKGREPSYEEIAEAMGPGWDAKRVEETFKIAQEPVSLETPIGDEKDSFYGDFIPDEHMASPVDAAAQSLLSEELEKALSKLSEREAMVLKLRKGLIDGREHTLEEVGAYFGVTRERIRQIENKALRKLKYHESRTRKLRDFLD, from the coding sequence ATGGACAAGGAAAAAAAGCGCAAGAAGAAAGCCGCCCAGGAAGTGATCGACGCCCCACCCAGCGAGAGCACCACCAAGCGCCGGCGCCGCAGCGCCAAGAAAACGGAGGGCACGGCGGAGGACGTGCTGGAAAGCCGCGCGGTCCGCACCCTGCTGCAAAAGGGGAAAAAGTCCGGCAGCCTCTCCCAGGAGGAAGTCCGCCAAGTTATGGAGGAAGCCCTCCCGAACCTCGACGACGACGCCTTCGAGGAGTCGTACGAGGAGGTGATCGATCTGCTCGAAGGGGAGGGCATCGACGTACTCTCCGAGGATGAGGAGCTCGAGGAACCCATCCTCGAGGGCGAGGACGACCTCAGCGAAGACGAACCCGCCATCGCCACGCGGGTCTCGATCTCCGACCCGGTCCGCCAGTACCTGCACGAGATCGGTCAGGTGCCCCTCTTGACCCTCGAGGAGGAGATCGACCTGGCCCGGCGCGTCGAGGAGGGAGAAGCCGCCATTGAGAAGCTCTCCGAGTTCACCGGGCTCGACGCGCACCTCATCAAGCAGGTCATCCGCGCCCAGGTGCGCCACGGTGGCCGGGTGCCCCACATCCCCGGGGTGGACACCGAGATCGACGAGGAGACCGTGCAGGCCGTGGATGCACGGCTCCGCGCCCTGCCCAAACCCCAAAAGCGCTACCTGCACCTGGCCCGGGACGGGGAGCTCGCCCGGCAGCACCTGATCGAGGCGAACCTCCGCCTCGTGGTCTCCATCGCGAAGAAGTACACCGGTCGTGGCCTTAGCTTCCTCGACCTGATCCAGGAGGGCAACCAAGGCCTGATCCGCGCGGTGGAGAAGTTCGAGTACAAACGGCGCTACAAGTTCTCCACCTACGCCACCTGGTGGATTCGGCAGGCCATCAACCGCGCGATCGCTGACCAGGCCCGCACCATCCGCATCCCGGTGCACATGGTCGAGACGATCAACAAGCTCACCCGCACCGCGCGGCAGCTGCAGCAGGAGAAGGGCCGTGAGCCCAGCTACGAGGAGATCGCTGAGGCCATGGGACCCGGCTGGGACGCCAAGCGCGTCGAGGAAACCTTCAAGATCGCGCAGGAGCCCGTCTCCCTCGAGACCCCGATCGGCGACGAGAAGGACTCGTTCTACGGGGACTTCATCCCCGACGAGCACATGGCCTCCCCCGTGGACGCCGCCGCGCAAAGCCTCCTCTCCGAGGAGCTCGAAAAAGCCCTCAGCAAGCTGAGTGAGCGCGAGGCCATGGTGCTCAAGCTCCGCAAGGGCCTGATCGACGGGCGGGAGCACACCCTGGAGGAGGTCGGCGCGTACTTCGGCGTGACCCGGGAGCGCATCCGCCAGATCGAGAACAAGGCCCTCCGCAAACTGAAGTACCACGAGTCGCGCACGCGCAAGCTGCGGGACTTCCTGGACTAA
- a CDS encoding metallophosphoesterase, whose product MRCGVDRFQLTRHTRTLAGLTAPVRVVHLSDLHYGPWIRKELVTRWVEAALREAPDLVVITGDFVDAGLRDGIEGLIQALDPLRAPLGVWGVWGNHDRSRFNPLDPLREALALAGVRMLENHGVQLRPDLFLAGVDDLWRGRPDPEAALAGWRGGARLLLSHNPDLLAELRTPVELVLSGHTHGGQVCLPGIGAIHTGSRYGRRFVAGWVEAPQRAFISRGLGVSALPLRWNCPPEIAVHELAPCHRSPK is encoded by the coding sequence ATGAGGTGCGGCGTTGACCGCTTCCAACTCACGCGGCACACCCGGACACTAGCGGGACTTACGGCCCCAGTCCGGGTGGTGCACCTGAGCGACCTGCACTACGGGCCATGGATCCGCAAGGAATTAGTCACGCGTTGGGTGGAGGCGGCGCTTCGAGAAGCACCGGACCTGGTGGTCATTACCGGGGATTTTGTGGATGCCGGACTGCGGGACGGGATTGAGGGCCTCATACAGGCCCTCGATCCCTTACGCGCGCCTTTAGGGGTATGGGGCGTGTGGGGGAACCACGACCGCTCCCGCTTCAACCCCCTAGATCCTCTCCGGGAGGCCCTGGCCTTGGCTGGCGTAAGGATGCTGGAGAACCACGGCGTGCAGCTCAGGCCCGACCTCTTCCTCGCTGGTGTGGATGACCTGTGGCGAGGCCGGCCGGATCCTGAAGCGGCGCTGGCCGGATGGCGAGGAGGCGCGCGCCTCCTTCTCAGCCACAACCCAGATCTTTTAGCGGAGTTACGCACGCCGGTGGAGCTGGTGCTTTCCGGGCACACGCACGGCGGGCAGGTGTGCTTGCCGGGGATTGGAGCGATCCACACAGGCTCGCGCTACGGGCGCCGTTTCGTCGCGGGGTGGGTGGAGGCCCCGCAGCGAGCCTTCATCTCCCGCGGCCTTGGGGTGAGTGCCCTACCACTACGCTGGAACTGCCCCCCAGAGATCGCCGTGCATGAACTGGCACCGTGCCACCGCTCCCCCAAATAG
- a CDS encoding delta(1)-pyrroline-2-carboxylate reductase family protein, translating to MEHLSAETTAAHLPYPKLADAIAQVLQSWARGEAHAPERSVLSLPGGGTFLVMPATSPRIAITKLVTVHPQNATRNLPTIESEVIVIDAATGVRRGILEGKTVTARRTAALSLLAAKLLAPNPTGPLLIVGAGTQGRAHLEAFVEGLGVRQVYIASRTRQNAEALAAYAQTLGVHAEAVARPEEVLERAPLIVTATTSATPVLPPTVREDAFIAAVGAFRPEMAELPPTLIQRARVYVDTLEGAQAEAGDLIQAGVDWARVVPLQRALAQPRPTKGPVIFKSVGSALWDLAAAMLVYGT from the coding sequence ATGGAACACCTCAGCGCCGAAACCACCGCCGCCCACCTGCCCTACCCGAAGCTCGCTGACGCTATCGCCCAGGTCCTCCAATCCTGGGCTCGAGGGGAAGCCCACGCGCCCGAACGCAGCGTCCTTTCCCTCCCGGGAGGCGGTACCTTCCTGGTCATGCCTGCCACCAGCCCCAGGATCGCGATCACGAAGCTGGTGACCGTCCACCCCCAAAACGCGACGCGCAACCTCCCCACAATCGAGAGCGAGGTCATCGTCATCGACGCAGCCACCGGGGTGCGGCGGGGCATCCTGGAGGGCAAAACGGTCACCGCCCGCCGCACCGCGGCCCTTTCCCTCCTCGCGGCGAAGCTCCTCGCTCCCAATCCCACCGGTCCCCTGCTCATCGTTGGGGCCGGCACCCAAGGCCGCGCGCACCTCGAGGCGTTCGTTGAAGGGTTGGGGGTCCGCCAGGTCTACATCGCTTCCAGAACCCGCCAAAACGCGGAAGCCCTCGCGGCATACGCCCAGACCCTGGGCGTTCACGCTGAGGCCGTCGCCCGTCCGGAAGAGGTGTTGGAGCGCGCCCCCCTCATCGTGACCGCCACCACCAGCGCCACGCCGGTCCTGCCCCCCACGGTGCGGGAGGACGCCTTCATCGCTGCGGTGGGCGCGTTCCGCCCCGAGATGGCCGAGCTTCCCCCCACGCTCATCCAGCGCGCCCGGGTGTACGTGGACACCCTGGAAGGGGCCCAGGCCGAAGCGGGCGACCTGATCCAAGCTGGGGTGGACTGGGCGCGGGTGGTTCCGCTCCAGCGTGCCTTAGCACAACCCCGCCCCACCAAGGGGCCGGTGATTTTCAAAAGCGTGGGGTCCGCCTTGTGGGACCTGGCCGCCGCGATGCTGGTTTACGGCACGTAA
- the secA gene encoding preprotein translocase subunit SecA: MLGLLKRIFDNNEREIQRYWKTVVEPTNALEAEVERIDDLAKAYAELREQHQKGASLDELLPRVFALTRESAKRYLGMRHYDVQLIGGAVLHEGKIAEMKTGEGKTLVATLPVALNALTGKGVHLVTVNDYLARRDAEWMRPVYRGLGLTVGVIQHSSTPDERRQAYLCDVTYVTNSELGFDYLRDNMALSPEQLVLRHDTPLHYAIVDEVDSILVDEARTPLIISGPAEKATDLYYRMAELAQKLERGEKPEPGEKDKEPTGDYTIDEKQRSVHLTERGIAKAEKLLGIEGLFSPENMEIAHMLIQAIRAKELYFRDRDYIVQDGQVIIVDEFTGRLMPGRRYGEGLHQAIEAKEGVKIERENQTLATITYQNFFRQYEKVAGMTGTAKTEEKEFQEIYGMDVIVVPTNRPVIRQDHPDVVYRSERGKFFAVVEEIAERYERGQPVLVGTISIEKSERLSAMLTEPRHYLPRLEMRVQSFLKAAAKQQGEAWERLKRLLERPANLREEALREFEPLLENAKGALKDAWEELKRSVHTLEVIRKGIPHQVLNAKHHEKEAEIVAQAGRSGTVTIATNMAGRGTDIKLGGNPEHMAAVLLEKQGFDRYEWKVELFIKKLVQGEEGEARALAAELGVSEETIEEIKRLRDACREDEKRVKELGGLAIIGTERHESRRIDNQLRGRAGRQGDPGESRFYVSFDDDLMRLFASDRVVAMLDRMGFDDSEPIEHRMVTNAIERAQKRVEDRNFAIRKQLLRFDDVMSRQREVIYAQRRTILLGKDEEVKEAALAMVEETVAGVAENYINPEIHPDDWDLASLKATLLDYIPAFETFEFEALRQEKAADAVEKIVQAGLEFYTKREEELGPPLMRAVERFVILNVVDGAWKEHLHNLDVLRQGIGLRAYGQRDPFQEYKFEATRLFNDMIAYIKGEVTKFLFRLKVEVEPPKPRAHAPVPPKAATPPARQATAAPQPAQARESGKKPKKIGRNDPCWCGSGKKYKHCHGRS, encoded by the coding sequence ATGTTGGGTCTACTGAAACGAATTTTTGACAACAACGAGCGCGAGATTCAGCGCTACTGGAAGACGGTCGTCGAACCGACCAACGCCCTGGAGGCGGAGGTAGAGCGGATCGACGACCTCGCGAAGGCCTACGCGGAACTCCGGGAACAGCACCAAAAGGGCGCCTCGCTCGACGAGCTGCTACCGCGGGTGTTCGCGCTGACTCGAGAGTCCGCGAAGCGCTACCTAGGCATGCGGCACTACGATGTGCAGCTCATCGGTGGGGCGGTGCTGCACGAGGGCAAGATCGCGGAGATGAAGACCGGGGAAGGAAAGACCCTGGTCGCGACCCTGCCGGTCGCCCTGAACGCCCTTACCGGTAAGGGCGTGCACCTGGTCACGGTGAACGACTACCTCGCCCGGCGCGACGCGGAGTGGATGCGCCCCGTCTACCGCGGCCTTGGCCTGACGGTGGGCGTGATCCAGCACAGCTCCACACCGGACGAGCGCCGCCAGGCGTACCTGTGCGACGTGACGTACGTGACGAACTCCGAGCTGGGCTTTGATTACCTGCGGGACAACATGGCCCTCTCGCCCGAACAGCTCGTGCTGCGGCACGACACGCCGTTGCACTACGCGATCGTGGACGAGGTGGACTCGATCCTGGTGGACGAGGCGCGCACCCCGCTCATCATCTCGGGCCCGGCGGAAAAGGCCACGGACCTGTACTACCGCATGGCCGAGCTGGCGCAAAAGCTCGAGCGCGGCGAGAAGCCCGAGCCGGGCGAGAAGGACAAGGAACCCACAGGGGACTACACCATCGACGAGAAGCAGCGCAGCGTGCACCTCACCGAGCGGGGCATCGCCAAGGCCGAAAAGCTTTTGGGCATCGAAGGATTGTTTAGCCCGGAGAACATGGAGATCGCGCACATGCTGATCCAGGCGATCCGGGCGAAGGAACTGTACTTCCGCGACCGGGACTACATCGTGCAGGACGGGCAGGTCATCATCGTGGATGAGTTCACCGGTCGCTTGATGCCCGGCCGACGGTATGGGGAAGGCCTCCACCAAGCGATCGAGGCTAAGGAAGGCGTCAAGATCGAACGGGAGAACCAGACGCTCGCCACGATCACCTACCAGAACTTCTTCCGCCAGTACGAGAAGGTCGCCGGCATGACCGGCACGGCCAAGACGGAGGAGAAGGAGTTCCAGGAAATCTACGGCATGGACGTGATCGTGGTGCCCACCAACCGGCCGGTGATCCGCCAGGACCACCCGGACGTGGTCTACCGCAGCGAGCGCGGCAAGTTCTTCGCGGTGGTGGAGGAGATCGCCGAGCGCTACGAGCGGGGGCAGCCGGTCCTGGTGGGCACGATCAGCATCGAAAAGTCGGAGCGGCTCTCCGCGATGCTCACCGAACCGCGCCACTACCTGCCCCGCCTCGAGATGCGCGTCCAGTCCTTCCTCAAGGCTGCGGCGAAGCAGCAGGGCGAGGCGTGGGAGCGGCTAAAGCGGCTGCTCGAGCGCCCCGCGAACCTAAGGGAGGAAGCCCTTCGCGAGTTCGAGCCGCTCCTGGAGAACGCGAAAGGAGCCCTGAAGGACGCCTGGGAAGAGCTAAAGCGCAGCGTGCACACCCTCGAGGTGATCCGTAAGGGCATCCCGCACCAGGTCCTGAACGCGAAGCACCACGAGAAGGAAGCCGAGATCGTCGCGCAGGCGGGGCGCAGCGGCACGGTCACCATCGCGACCAACATGGCGGGCCGCGGTACGGACATCAAGCTCGGGGGGAACCCGGAGCACATGGCGGCCGTGCTGCTCGAGAAACAGGGGTTCGACCGGTACGAGTGGAAGGTCGAGCTCTTCATCAAGAAGCTGGTGCAAGGCGAGGAGGGCGAAGCGCGCGCGCTGGCCGCTGAGTTAGGCGTGAGCGAGGAGACGATCGAGGAGATCAAACGCCTTCGGGACGCGTGCCGCGAGGACGAAAAACGAGTCAAGGAACTCGGGGGGCTCGCGATCATCGGGACCGAGCGGCACGAGTCCCGCCGGATCGACAACCAACTCCGGGGTCGTGCGGGACGCCAAGGAGACCCCGGCGAGAGCCGTTTCTACGTCTCCTTCGACGACGACCTGATGCGCCTGTTCGCCTCCGACCGCGTGGTAGCCATGCTGGATCGGATGGGGTTTGATGACTCCGAGCCGATCGAGCACCGCATGGTGACCAACGCCATCGAACGGGCGCAAAAACGCGTGGAGGACCGAAACTTCGCGATCCGGAAGCAGCTGCTGCGCTTTGACGACGTGATGTCCCGCCAGCGCGAGGTCATCTACGCGCAGCGGCGCACCATCCTCCTAGGGAAGGACGAGGAGGTCAAGGAAGCCGCGCTCGCCATGGTTGAGGAAACGGTCGCGGGGGTGGCGGAGAACTACATCAACCCCGAGATCCACCCGGACGACTGGGACCTCGCCAGCCTCAAGGCCACGCTGCTGGACTACATCCCAGCCTTTGAAACCTTCGAGTTCGAGGCGTTACGCCAAGAAAAAGCAGCGGATGCGGTGGAGAAGATCGTACAGGCGGGGCTCGAGTTCTACACGAAACGCGAGGAGGAGCTGGGGCCGCCCTTGATGCGCGCGGTGGAACGCTTCGTCATCCTGAACGTGGTGGACGGGGCGTGGAAGGAACACTTGCACAACCTGGACGTACTCCGTCAAGGGATCGGCCTGCGCGCCTACGGCCAACGCGATCCCTTCCAGGAGTACAAGTTCGAGGCCACGCGCCTGTTTAACGACATGATCGCGTACATCAAGGGGGAGGTGACGAAGTTCCTCTTCCGCCTCAAGGTGGAGGTGGAGCCACCCAAGCCACGGGCGCACGCGCCGGTGCCCCCCAAGGCCGCCACGCCCCCGGCCCGTCAAGCTACTGCCGCGCCGCAACCGGCCCAGGCGCGGGAGTCGGGGAAGAAACCCAAGAAGATCGGCCGGAACGACCCGTGCTGGTGCGGTAGCGGCAAGAAGTACAAGCACTGCCACGGCCGGAGCTAG
- a CDS encoding DUF3084 domain-containing protein, translating into MNLWTLVGSLVLLAGLIAYVGDVVGRRVGRRHLRLFGLRPRTTALVFAILTGMIIALVAFFAFFFLAEDARRTILEAEQVRLERDRLREEVTRLSGEVQSYEGRVAQLFAERERLFQERDRLEANLNFAEFQLQEARRELEKLQAERDLLLEQVRSVREALAQREEELRKVEAERDAAEAEFLKLQAAQNQLLQELEELREAQSTVLSSADETRRRLEARLQAIREEIARLEEDRRRLRGDLNALLSEQYRLERSRRQLEEENARLAAQLEAAQLEERRLNASLARLKAEQARLEQGIEVLRQGLSRVLKDTVLAEVPLGEGRSSEQAWAEVVRKADVEARVAGFRGVLLPGEEQIDGWTGPGVLQARAQGITPEGKLVVGVRFVPTERRFVLGQVISMRELPPPRYQPERVREGLIALRKDAEERLLQAGILPERVAEGRLTLGDLARFQSSLADLTGNVVVGVVALEDLFTTGPVRVALQVLYVP; encoded by the coding sequence ATGAACCTCTGGACGCTTGTCGGCAGTCTGGTCCTGCTCGCGGGACTGATCGCGTACGTAGGGGACGTGGTCGGTCGGCGTGTGGGGCGGCGCCACCTGCGTCTATTCGGCCTAAGGCCCCGCACCACCGCTTTGGTCTTCGCGATTCTCACCGGCATGATCATCGCGCTGGTGGCGTTTTTCGCCTTCTTCTTCCTGGCGGAGGACGCGCGCCGCACGATCCTGGAGGCTGAACAGGTGCGCCTCGAGCGGGACCGGCTTCGGGAGGAGGTGACGCGCCTTTCGGGGGAGGTGCAGAGCTACGAAGGGCGCGTCGCGCAGCTTTTCGCTGAGCGGGAGCGGTTGTTTCAGGAGCGGGACCGCCTAGAGGCGAACCTGAACTTCGCGGAGTTCCAGCTACAGGAGGCGCGGCGAGAGTTGGAGAAGCTTCAGGCGGAGCGGGACCTGCTTTTAGAGCAGGTGCGTTCCGTGCGGGAAGCTCTTGCGCAGCGCGAGGAGGAGCTGAGGAAGGTCGAGGCGGAGCGCGACGCGGCGGAAGCGGAGTTCTTAAAACTGCAAGCAGCGCAGAACCAGCTGCTCCAAGAGCTCGAGGAGCTTCGTGAGGCGCAGTCCACGGTACTCAGCTCCGCGGACGAGACGCGTCGGCGCCTTGAGGCGAGGCTGCAAGCCATTCGGGAGGAGATCGCTCGACTGGAGGAGGACCGGCGGCGGTTGCGCGGGGATTTGAACGCGTTGTTGAGCGAACAGTACCGGTTGGAGCGAAGCCGCCGCCAGTTAGAGGAGGAGAACGCGCGGCTCGCGGCGCAGCTGGAGGCCGCGCAGTTAGAGGAACGGCGCTTGAACGCGAGCTTGGCGCGCTTAAAGGCGGAGCAGGCGCGGCTGGAGCAAGGGATTGAGGTATTACGCCAGGGGCTCTCGCGGGTGCTTAAGGATACGGTGTTGGCCGAGGTGCCGCTGGGGGAGGGGCGCTCGTCGGAGCAAGCGTGGGCTGAGGTCGTGCGGAAGGCAGATGTTGAGGCGCGCGTGGCGGGGTTCCGTGGGGTGCTGCTCCCAGGGGAGGAGCAGATTGACGGATGGACGGGGCCTGGGGTGTTGCAGGCTCGAGCCCAGGGCATTACCCCGGAGGGGAAGCTGGTGGTCGGGGTGCGTTTCGTGCCGACCGAGCGCCGCTTCGTGCTGGGCCAGGTGATCTCGATGCGCGAGCTGCCCCCACCTCGTTACCAGCCGGAACGGGTGCGCGAAGGACTGATCGCGTTACGTAAGGACGCGGAGGAGCGGTTGCTTCAGGCGGGCATCCTTCCCGAGCGGGTGGCGGAAGGCCGCTTGACCCTGGGGGATCTTGCCCGCTTCCAGTCGTCGCTCGCGGACCTGACGGGGAACGTGGTGGTGGGCGTGGTCGCGCTGGAGGACCTCTTCACGACGGGACCGGTGCGGGTCGCGTTGCAGGTGCTTTACGTGCCGTAA
- a CDS encoding response regulator, with protein MGKRVLLVDDEPFVGHLVRNLLVRDGYEVLVARNGREALDCLERGTEVHLIITDLAMPELDGFGLLEALRGKSVPPVLVLTARGHVEDERRALDLGAAGLITKPFSREGLLAAVRMHLEGSS; from the coding sequence ATGGGGAAACGTGTGTTATTGGTGGACGATGAACCGTTCGTGGGGCACCTGGTACGCAACCTACTCGTCCGTGATGGGTACGAGGTACTCGTGGCGCGGAACGGACGCGAAGCCCTGGACTGCCTCGAGCGCGGCACCGAGGTGCACTTGATCATCACCGACCTCGCCATGCCGGAACTGGACGGGTTTGGTTTGCTAGAGGCGCTGCGTGGAAAAAGCGTTCCCCCGGTCCTCGTGCTGACCGCCCGCGGGCACGTGGAAGACGAACGGCGGGCCCTAGACCTCGGCGCGGCCGGATTGATCACTAAACCCTTTTCGCGGGAGGGGTTGCTTGCCGCGGTGCGCATGCATCTTGAAGGCTCGAGCTGA
- the tsaD gene encoding tRNA (adenosine(37)-N6)-threonylcarbamoyltransferase complex transferase subunit TsaD: MVVLGIETSCDDTGVGVVRDGRVLSNQVASQTQLHATYGGVVPELASREHTRVIDALVAAALEEAGVRLEEVDVIAATRGPGLIGALLVGLTYAKALAFALERPFVGVHHLEGHIYGALADRPDLAPPFLVLVASGGHTHLFDVPAEGRYELLGATRDDAAGEAFDKVARLLGLGYPGGPEIARLAEHGDPEAVPFTVPLKDQPGFDFSFSGLKTAAARFVEQGYRAEDIAASFQRVVVEALYTTVARAARARGRQKVVIAGGVAANQALRARFQESDLETVFPPKGMNTDNGAMIALAAWRRWQGRGDALTLAARPYLPLAEGSSPGREG, translated from the coding sequence GTGGTCGTACTCGGCATCGAGACTTCGTGTGACGACACCGGGGTCGGCGTAGTGCGGGACGGGCGGGTCCTCTCCAACCAAGTGGCTTCCCAAACCCAGTTGCACGCGACGTACGGGGGCGTAGTCCCGGAACTCGCGAGCCGCGAGCACACCCGCGTGATCGACGCGCTGGTCGCCGCAGCGCTGGAGGAGGCCGGAGTGCGCTTGGAGGAGGTGGACGTGATCGCCGCCACTCGAGGACCCGGCCTGATCGGTGCGTTGCTCGTAGGCCTGACTTACGCGAAAGCCTTAGCCTTCGCACTTGAGCGCCCGTTCGTCGGCGTGCACCACCTGGAGGGGCACATCTACGGGGCGCTGGCGGACCGTCCGGACCTGGCCCCCCCGTTTTTGGTGTTGGTGGCCTCCGGGGGGCACACGCACCTCTTTGACGTGCCCGCCGAAGGACGGTATGAGCTGCTCGGCGCGACGCGGGACGACGCGGCGGGCGAGGCCTTCGACAAGGTGGCGCGCCTATTGGGGCTCGGGTACCCGGGCGGGCCGGAGATCGCCCGGCTCGCGGAGCATGGGGATCCCGAAGCGGTGCCGTTTACCGTACCCTTAAAGGACCAGCCGGGGTTTGACTTCAGCTTCTCCGGCTTGAAAACGGCAGCGGCCCGCTTCGTGGAGCAAGGGTACCGCGCGGAGGACATCGCGGCGAGCTTCCAGCGCGTGGTCGTTGAGGCGCTCTACACGACCGTAGCGCGCGCTGCGCGTGCACGAGGACGCCAGAAGGTGGTGATCGCCGGGGGGGTCGCAGCGAACCAGGCCCTACGCGCGCGGTTTCAGGAGAGCGATCTCGAGACCGTCTTTCCCCCAAAGGGGATGAACACGGATAACGGCGCGATGATCGCGCTGGCCGCGTGGCGGCGTTGGCAGGGGCGGGGGGATGCGCTTACCCTCGCGGCGCGTCCGTACCTGCCGTTGGCGGAAGGCTCGAGTCCGGGACGCGAGGGGTGA